Within the Nicotiana tabacum cultivar K326 chromosome 11, ASM71507v2, whole genome shotgun sequence genome, the region CAGATGTGAtaagtatactatatatacaagtTGTATACAAGTTGTAATTTAGTAACCTATTGGGAGAACAAAAAGGCTGATCAATAATACAATGACAATGTTTATTGTTGGTTATAAAAGAGTAAGATCAGACATGTACAGGTATAGATGAATTCATTGATACACAGCCTTTCAATCGTTCAAGAATGGCGTTTCGACTGACAAGTCTTGAATGGAGTGTCAATGGAAGCCCTTCTTTGACACATTCGTCGTATTTCTCTAATGCAGATACAATGTCTGTGAAGTCTGGCCTCTTTGAGGGGTTCGCAGCCCAGCAGCGTTTTATGAGGTGCGCGAGTGCTGGTTGACAACTCGCGGGCAAGGGTGGTCGTTCATTCTGCAAAATAGTGAAAGAAAGATATAAAAACAGATGAAATTCCTTCAAGGTTTATGGAAGTATATATCAAGAAGACTGCATcagaatataaatgaaaatggttCAGTAAGTCTCGGGCTTTTAACACATTTGTCCAGGGCTCCAAGCGAGCAAAAATAATTACAGCAACTAGCCAaatatacattgattatgtataaGGTAATATGTATATTGTACttaatatacaaaagatatacaTTTGCGCATTGGCTATTGTTTTGGGTGTGGATATATATGTGTAAACCCAAGTGTAATGTGTTGTAATAGTAGCCACTTCTAGGCTCCTTCCCGGGCTGCTGGATCACTCCAGTGCTTCGGGTACTATGGACCATCTGTCATCCATTGTAACGGAGCCATTTCATTAGCGAGGGTGCCTAAGCGCAATTCTTTGCTATCGCTTCTTATGAGAATAAGGTACAGTCAcacttctctataacaacatccctttcactataaaagccaagttttttTCGGAACcgatttttatattatgttatagtATAagttctctataacaacacttcactatagcagccaaaaaatatcgaaacaaaCGAGACTGTTATAAAGAGGTTTGACGTATTAGGTAAAGGTACACGATATTAGTACTATGACCACCTCCTTTTGGTTGAGAGCAGCTCTTTTCTCCGTAACATTTTGAAGATGAATTATTCTTGTTAATAAGTTCCTCAAATTTCCaatgaaaaacaacaacaataacaaacccagtagttttccacaagtggggtctgggaagggtaagatgtacgcagtcttacccctacccctggaagggcagaaaggttgtttccgatagaccctcggctagagaacgactgaaaaagaaaaggtaattgcaacaagtaggaatgacagcaaaataaaataagattGAATCCAAGAATGCAGTTAAACTCTAGGTAGTAATAGCAATTTATGAATAAAAAgatatcatactaacactaataCTAGCAAACTAAGTAAGACAAAGAGAAACGCTCGACTGCCTGATGGAaaacaaaaatatgtgcagaagtctAACCTTCTCAGCAACAGCAAAAGCGGCTTGCACGGGCGTCATTCCTTGAAATGGTAACAAAGCTGTTGTGAGCTCCCAAAGCACAATTCCAAAGCTATACACATCAACTTTACGTGTATAAGGTTTTTCCTTAATCATCTCTGGTGCCATCCAACGATAAGTTCCCATATTTCCTTTAGCTTCTCGACACTGTGTTTCAAGACATGATGTCCCAAAATCTGCAACCTTGACACGCATTTCGTCGTTCAGAAGTAAGTTACTTGATTTAAGATCTCTATGAATCACTCCTTGTGAATGCAGATACGCCATCCCTCGCGATATATCAAGAGCTAACCTCAGAATTGTTTCTATTGAAAGTGAATAAGGCTCTTTCTTGTTGAGATACATTCTCAATGTTCCTTGTGACATGTACTCCATAATAATGCAGTATACAGGAGGCTTTTTACAAGCAGCAATGAACTGTGGATAAAAGAGGATAATTTGTAAGCAAAACTGTATCATTGGACAAGCATTTGACAGTAGCATCAATAGAAGCTGCACAAATTTATGGAATCCAAATTGACAGTCTCATTAGAATAAAACTAAAAACTTGAAAGATACCACACAACAGAACCACTCAATgaacaatattattgaattttcTGGCTTCACCACTGATTACACTAGGAGAAAAGTCTGTGCAAACTACACCGATCTTGCTTTATTTTTCTCAAGAAATGCAAAGAGCAATCACTTCCTGAAtcctatttcttttttgttttttttatgttGCTGATGGTCGAGGACAGCATGTTGATTTTTGAACATAAAAGAGGGAAGATGCATTTGACATAACGCGCGGAGCAGAACAATGCCTATTATGTTTCTGCCTTTACAAGCATTTCCTCCTAATAATCAAGCTGAAGCTAAGCTATAGATATGAGAAACTTAAGTATTTATAACAAGGGAGAAGCTATACATGAAGAAGTATGTTCCTTAGATAAAAGATAAATACTAGACATCAATGTTTCTGTGCTAAGAAAAAATCTTGTGTTACAAAGGTAATCTCACAATTCTCTAGTCACCTGTGTAGCATATTTGGTTAGTTGATTCTTTTTGAAATACAGTAATAAACTGACCAATTAGCTTCTGCAACAGCATAATAATTCACTTCTCAGAGAAAATTTCTATTGTTCCAACTACAAGAATACAAGTAAACATGAGACAAAAACCGGATTTCCTTCCATCTGCCTAAGTCTTGGCGGAAAGAATTATGTAACACATGTGCTAGTGAGAGATAAAAGGTACCAAATAAACACgatacaacaacaatagcaaacccagtgtaattccacaagtggggtctgaggagggtaatgtgtacgtacgcagactttacccctacctttaagaagacagagaggttgtttccggttAACTCTCGACTCGGGAAAGGTAAAAGGGAGGAACAACAACAAGCAAACCAATcagaaaaccgaaccgaaaataTAATACTAACATTAAGTAATGCAATCAGAAAACCGAATCGAAAGAAACAACAAGTAATAATATAGATTTAAGAAAATACAAGACTAACACTAAGTAATGCACCAAAACTACCGGACAAATAAACACAATAAATAACATAAAAGAGCATAACTATCATTACAAGTAAACATGATATAAATAACATAAAAAGAGCATAAAAGCCATCATTCTGAAATGTAAAGGAACTCAACCTGAACTATATTGGGATGATATAATCGAGAAAGCAAACGAACTTCAGACTTAAACTGCTGTTCAAGTTTAGCTCTAGTCTCCTCCTTATGAGTTGGAATCCTTACCATTTTAACAGCAACTGCTCTCTGCTTATAAATTCCTCTATAAATCCTGCTATGTGCCCCTGAAGCAAACTTATTACCTATAAATAGCTGAGACAAATCAGCTGTCCATTCCTCTTGATCCTCTTTAGAAACTTCCCAAGTTTCAACATTATCAGATTCTAATATCATTGACCATGATTCTAAACTATCAAATCTTTTCCTGTCCATTGTTTCTATATCAGATGAATTCCACTGATTTCTTGTTGAAGATGAAGACATTTCTAATGGTTTACTCTTTGTCCTCCTAAGCCTAAAGGGATTAAAACAAGTAGCCATTGgaccccaaaaaaaaaagtttttttttaaaaaaagagaaattttgaCACAACCCCGTTAAATAAAAAGTGTCAAAACACACTTTTCAGAAGGTGTTTTTCTTCTGAATGTGTGATTTGATTTCAAGAAATGCATGAACTGATTTAGAAACATGGGTTCCAAAGGGTAAACTTAAATTCATTAATCTATCATTAAAACAAACCATTAAGCCATTACACCGAAAAAGTTTTTCAAAGTGGTCGAAGATCAAGAATCAGTCTTTCATTGTTAAATAGACGGGAAGTCTTTGGGCTAGTGCGCTGACGACGTTTTTTTGCCTTAACCTAAATAAAGACAGAGCGTTTTAGGAAGGTTGACGttgaaaaacaagaaaggaaGCTTTGCATGATTAAGGAAAGACAAACTTCAAGACCATTTTTCAAGAATCAGTCTTTCATTGTTAAATAGATTGGAAGTGTTTGGCTAGTGCGCTGACGTTTTTTTGCCTTAACCTAAATAAAGACATAGCGTTTTAGGAAAGTTGACGTTaaaaaacaagaaaggaataaGCTTGGcatgattaaggaaagaaaaatttCAAGACCATTGAAGAGTAAAAATTACAAGAAAGAGctatggaaaaagaaaaaatgatgaaGATAATGTAGAAAAGATTTCATGGTTATAAAAATTGAAAGAAGAATAGCCATAAAAATGGAGTCTTTTTTGCAGAAGTAGCCTGTGAGAGTTGCATGAAACTTTTGGAATAGTCATGTTGAGGAGAAAAAAGAAGTTAGTTTGGTTTGGGGAAAAAAGATGAATGTCAAAGCAATAATTTCAAGGGAGTCCCGTGAATTCTTGGTTCAAGATCAAAAGCTGTTTAAGACTTGACATagagaaagtaaaagaaaaaaggaaaaggaaatggGAATGCTTTTTTTAGAAGGAATCCAagtcttccttcttctttttaatCAATCAATGCTAAATTGCTTTTAAGTGACCACATTGTTACAACCACAAATTATAGAGAAATAAATTTAAGCACATTTATAAGAGAATCATTTACCACTTCTATATAGAAACAATATTCATACTATTTTTTCCAGCTTGAATCTCATTCAATTAATAAACACGTTAATCTAATTAATTTGGATTTGTGTCCTACAAAACGTACTAATTAATTTGGATTTGTGTCCTACAAAACGTACTAGAGGATAAAGCGCTTCTCGCCAAAAGTTTCTTTGTTCCatggtataattttaaatttacgTTTAGTTTGCATCCGGCCATCCACAATACATCACTTTCATTTTGTCATATtaaattcaatttcttttttctaGTTAAGGCAAAAATATTTAGATGATATCTTTTCATCTATCAAATTTTAGTGGATAGAGTTACTAATATTTATGCGGAAAGTAACAGATACACATGAAATAGTCGAGGTACTTGCTCAAAGCCAGTTTAAAGGGCTAATTGTAACATTGACACTTGTACCATACTAAAATATTGGACGTTCTTTTGCCAAAAACAAACAAGATACAGTCCCATATTGTTCCTCTGCATGTAAGCCAATCTAAAGTTTCTTCAAATATTGATTTATGCAACTCCTTTTAAGTTTGGAATTGGGGATACTTCCTATTTAAATTGGGGATAAGATACCCTACCCTACCTAAATCCTTAGAAATTGATTTATTTATGGGGGGCACTGCCATGAAATGAACTTGTTAGGGACCAAATTTGATATTGTCTATCTTTTCAATTTTAAACATTAAAGGTTTCATTAATTTTGTCTCGGTCAGAACTCTCTATAACAATCATCCTTTATAACAATATTTCACTATAACAGCCAAATTTTCTTTGGAATCATTCGtcatgttatattataatatatgttctcttaAAAATATCGGAATAAACGGGACTACTATAAAAAGTTTACATATACATACTACATAAAGGTTTCAAAAAGTGACATGTAACTTATCATGGTCTTTCTTAAATTTTACAATATTCAAGTTGTATATACTTTATTTTTAGATTCAACAACTTCTCAGCAAATTAAATTAGAAACTTATTAATAAACAATAGAAAGATCAAATTATTAAGATAGCATTTCCATCAACATTGTTTCTTGCTCGGAGAGAGTGTTTCACACAGACAAGTTTTGAATCTTGAAAAATTGATAAGAGGAAACTCTCCTCCCCCTTCCCACCAAAAAATtactatatattttaaaattgtttcATATTTCAAACTTGTAATAACATAATCTTTCACCAAGTTATCACATTAATATTATGTGAAAATATATTAGAAAAAGGTTCCCACTGCAATTCTCATAGTGTGAAATATCTTGAATTATGTCTTCTTCAATGGAGTTGCTATGCAAGTTGGACAGTCAAGCCCATGCCTTTTCACTTAAAGCAGATTATGTGAGGTCCTTTTCAAGTGTGGATAGTCAATTAGCAATTTTATTGGGCTTAGAAGTGACTCCCAGGCCCAAACTCAAAAGCAGATAATGTCAACTGGGCTCAAGGGAGGCCCAATTAAATCAGTCTCGGATTGACGATAACGTTATGGAAAAATTACGCGACACATcgaatatttatattttatttaccaTTCGTAGCTATACTTTCGGCAAATTTACCATCCGTagctatatttaaattttatagcaaatccatgaaataagaaattaattattttgagcTGAAACAAGCACTACAAAAAAAGGGTATATTTgtagctcagttggttagagcgTTTGCTTAGCTAGCGAAGGTCTTGAGTTCGAATCTCAAcaagaatattttatttttctgtttttttgtATTTATCTTAATTGTATTCGTTGCGGAACAAATACAGTTGTTACATATTGTATCCTTTGTATATACCCTTGTATGTAGTTGATACAAGTTGTATCATTTGTATACATCCTTTATTTCGCCTTGGTTACAGTTTGATACGTATTGTATTCGTTGCACGAATAAATATAATTGTGCGAACGAATACAGTTGATACATGTTGTATTTTTGCGCGAACGAATACAGTTGACACAGGCTGTAATCGTTGCGCATTTGAATACAAATGATACAAGTTAGTAATAATTAAACAAGTTACGAATGGTAATTAGACAAATTATAGTTATTAGGCTCTAAACTATAGTGGTTTATAAAAAATTTCCTCTAACTCTGTGTAACTTATAGATAACGGGTTTGAACCGTGGAAGTAACCACTAATGTTTGCATTAGGTAGGTTGTTTATATCACATTCCTTTTGTTGCGGCCCTTCCACGGACCCTATATGAACAAGAGATGCCTTGTGCACACTATGTTGTCCTTTACATTAGTTTTCTCTTAAAAGTAAATGGACGATCTATAAATTATTAGAGTTTCTTTTTTGTCAAACAATATTAGACTAATaaatcaaatttattttcatATACTTTGAATTTATTGCAAAACGCCTCCAAGAACATGTCCTACGATAACATAATTTCACGAATTCTTTATAGTGTTTATATATATTTGAATCATTGTGATTTCTCATTTATGCTGAGAATTGTTTTGAATCTATACGCCTTGAATTTGAAAATCAACATGCAAAACTTGTTGAGAATATTCATTAATTAAGTGAATACCCGTCTTCTTACGAAGTCAAACAATATTTAAcgaatagaaagaaaagaaaaaaaaaacgcaataaatttggaaaaaataaacAGAGAAAACAATCTAGTTAGACACTAATCATTAATACTATCAATTATTGCTTTTCTCGAGTACCAAACATAAGGTACAAATAGTAGCTTTCTTATGCCTAATTTTAATTATATGGTTTCCCCACAAGTTGGTCATGTACTTGACATCATTATTTGAAGCATATGATTAGCTCAAttgtttgtttaatataatgAGTTGAGTGATAAGGGTTTTAGTTTTGGAGAAGGGGAACAGTAATTCACAGGTTTATTCAACCATTGAATTCGTTAATATTTTTCATAACGACTTTACCATATATAGAAACCTTGCTATAAATTGATTAAATATGAAATGAATAATTTTAGAGAATAATGGAATTTTTAAATCACACAattagagaatatatatatatatatatatatatatattatgtgtgtGTACTAGATCTCACCAAGCAGGTTGTTATAATTCGAATCAGTGGAAAATTTACAGATACCCTGGCTTCTTGCCGAATATTACGCACGATtacatgaggatatgatataggaaatgccgaggcgtacggcccgatccaacaaaaatATTTAAACGGTGCACttccgagggtcgaacggcacgaaccatagatgcatctattaaactgccaaggcgaacgacccgctcccatgagagtgtggtacataaatcatgtcgaggcgaacgacccgatctcaTAAAAGTGAAATACACAATtctgctgaggcgaacggcccgatcccataagaataagaagttttgatgggtccttgaccccactcacaaataagcgtgtgagttgtaatttctttaacaaaaatctTTCAATGAAACGTATATGTATATATCCTGGGAACATGCCGGAAGAGGAGTAACATTATTCGGTGATTAATCATGAACTCGTAAAGtctctacaaagaaattctagtctcaagtagtaatgtaaaacagaggaattAAATAGGCGAGAGACTGCTCAAGTAGTACAGCTATAACATGATGTAagcctaagtctacccggacaataacaagAATCTAACTACATATGGACTCTCGtaacctcgtgtgtacgtagtcCCCGCAACAAGTTTCATACattaaatacatcacctaggggtagtttttccccctcacagagttagacagaagacttaccttgctccgaaatttcATTACCGGCTCCAAAGCCCTTTAACACCTCAAAAtcgatgcccgtcgctccaaaactaatcaaacaatgtgcaaaccaataaaaatatactctaatactcataacaaatcaatttagacaaattcTCAACTCCTCTCGAAAAgccgataaagcaaccctcgggcccaagtgcccggattccgaaaatttgcgaagataaacattacctataacattacgaactcaatatatgatttattctcaattccatgcccaaattagtggtcaaaattcaaaaaatataaatttctaggttttgcttcaaaattccaaatttacACAAGTTTTTGTGCCTAAATCtatgtataaaccttgtatgaAACTCACAACTAGTAAAAATCAtttacctcatgcttggtgatgaaaatggtgctctaaaatcgctcctaggtcggctcccatggagaaaaatgaaatgaaaatggccAAACTCCCGTTTTTAAAACCTCACTGCCCAGGCGACCTTCTTCGCGATAGCGGAAAGACCATCGCGATCACGAAGGCCAAAGAAACACTGCCTCCAAtttcctcttcgcattcgcgttccagtagccgcgttcgtgaaggtcaaCTGTTCCAGGCCCCGCTCCTTCatctcttcttcgcgttcgcggttggGCCTCCACATTCGC harbors:
- the LOC107798927 gene encoding serine/threonine/tyrosine-protein kinase HT1-like isoform X2 gives rise to the protein MATCFNPFRLRRTKSKPLEMSSSSTRNQWNSSDIETMDRKRFDSLESWSMILESDNVETWEVSKEDQEEWTADLSQLFIGNKFASGAHSRIYRGIYKQRAVAVKMFIAACKKPPVYCIIMEYMSQGTLRMYLNKKEPYSLSIETILRLALDISRGMAYLHSQGVIHRDLKSSNLLLNDEMRVKVADFGTSCLETQCREAKGNMGTYRWMAPEMIKEKPYTRKVDVYSFGIVLWELTTALLPFQGMTPVQAAFAVAEKNERPPLPASCQPALAHLIKRCWAANPSKRPDFTDIVSALEKYDECVKEGLPLTLHSRLVSRNAILERLKGCVSMNSSIPVHV
- the LOC107798927 gene encoding serine/threonine/tyrosine-protein kinase HT1-like isoform X1; the protein is MATCFNPFRLRRTKSKPLEMSSSSTRNQWNSSDIETMDRKRFDSLESWSMILESDNVETWEVSKEDQEEWTADLSQLFIGNKFASGAHSRIYRGIYKQRAVAVKMVRIPTHKEETRAKLEQQFKSEVRLLSRLYHPNIVQFIAACKKPPVYCIIMEYMSQGTLRMYLNKKEPYSLSIETILRLALDISRGMAYLHSQGVIHRDLKSSNLLLNDEMRVKVADFGTSCLETQCREAKGNMGTYRWMAPEMIKEKPYTRKVDVYSFGIVLWELTTALLPFQGMTPVQAAFAVAEKNERPPLPASCQPALAHLIKRCWAANPSKRPDFTDIVSALEKYDECVKEGLPLTLHSRLVSRNAILERLKGCVSMNSSIPVHV